Proteins from a single region of Manis javanica isolate MJ-LG chromosome 5, MJ_LKY, whole genome shotgun sequence:
- the UCKL1 gene encoding uridine-cytidine kinase-like 1 isoform X10 — translation MAAPPASTAVPRASPSPPATGDRLDRPGGKSETAREDRSNAESLDRLLPSVGARRSPRKRSTSQCKSEPPLLRTSKRTIYTAGRPPWYNEHGTQSKEAFAIGLGGGSASGKTTVARMIIEALDVPWVVLLSMDSFYKVLTAQQQEQAAHNNFNFDHPDAFDFDLIVSTLKKLKQGKSVKVPIYDFTTHSRKKDWKTLYGANVIIFEGIMAFADQTLLELLDMKIFVDTDSDIRLVRRLRRDISERGRDIEGVIKQYNKFVKPAFDQYIQPTMRVADIVVPWGSGNTVAIDLIVQHMHSQLEERKLRWDMAALASAHQCHPLPRTLSVLKSTPQVRGMHTIIRDKETSRDEFIFYSKRLMRLLIEHALSFLPFQDCVVQTPQGQDYAGKCYAGKQITGVSILRAGETMEPALRAVCKDVRIGTILIQTNQLTGEPELHYLRLPKDISDDHVILMDCTVSTGAAAMMAVRVLLDHDVPEDKIFLLSLLMAEMGVHSVAYAFPRVRIITTAVDKQVNDLFRIIPGIGNFGDRYFGTDAVPEGSDEEEVASTS, via the exons CAGCAACGCAGAGTCCCTGGACAGGCTCCTGCCCTCTGTGGGCGCCAGGCGCTCACCCCGAAAGCGCAGCACTAGCCAGTGCAAGTCTGAACCGCCCCTGCTGCGCACCAGCAAGCGCACCATCTACACGGCGGGGCGGCCGCCCTGGTACAACGAGCATGGCACACAGTCCAAGGAGGCCTTCGCCATCG GCCTGGGAGGTGGCAGTGCCTCCGGGAAGACCACCGTGGCCAGAATGATCATCGAGGCCCTGGATGTGCCCTGGGTGGTCTTGTTGTCCATGGACTCCTTCTACAAG GTGCTGACTGCGCAGCAGCAGGAGCAGGCTGCCCACAACAACTTCAACTTCGACCACCCAGACGCCTTCGACTTTGATCTCATTGTGTCTACCCTCAAGAAGCTGAAGCAGGGCAAAAGCGTCAAGGTGCCCATTTATGACTTCACCACCCACAGCCGCAAGAAGGACTGG AAGACGCTGTATGGAGCAAATGTCATCATCTTCGAGGGCATCATGGCCTTTGCTGACCAGACACTGCTGGAG CTCCTGGACATGAAGATCTTTGTTGACACTGACTCTGACATCCGCCTGGTACGGAGGCTGCGCCGCGACATCAGTGAGCGGGGCCGCGACATTGAGGGTGTCATCAAACAGTATAACAAGTTTGTCAAGCCCGCCTTCGACCAGTATATCCAGCCCACGATGCGTGTGGCGGACATCGTGGTGCCCTGGG GGAGTGGGAACACTGTGGCCATCGATCTGATAGTGCAGCACATGCACAGCCAGCTGGAGGAG AGGAAGCTGCGCTGGGATAT GGCTGCACTGGCCTCGGCGCACCAGTGCCACCCCCTGCCCCGGACGCTGAGTGTCCTCAAGAGCACGCCGCAGGTACGCGGCATGCACACCATCATCAG GGACAAGGAGACGAGCCGCGATGAATTCATCTTCTACTCCAAGAGGCTGATGCGGCTGCTCATAGAACATGCgctctccttcctgcccttccag GACTGCGTGGTGCAGACCCCGCAGGGGCAGGACTACGCGGGCAAGTGCTACGCGGGGAAGCAG atcacGGGCGTGTCCATTCTGCGGGCGGGGGAGACCATGGAGCCGGCGCTGCGGGCCGTGTGCAAAGATGTGCGCATTGGCACCATCCTCATCCAGACCAACCAGCTCACCGGGGAGCCCGAG ctccactACCTGCGGCTGCCCAAGGACATCAGCGACGACCACGTGATCTTAATGGACTGCACTGTGTCCACAGGCGCTGCGGCCATGATGGCCGTGCGTGTGCTCCTG GACCACGACGTGCCTGAGGACAAGATCTTTCTGCTCTCACTGCTCATGGCGGAGATGGGTGTTCACTCGGTGGCCTACGCATTCCCACGAGTGAGAATCATCACCACAGCCGTGGACAAGCAAGTCAACGACCTGTTCCGCATCATTCCCGGCATTG GTAATTTCGGCGACCGCTACTTTGGGACAGACGCTGTCCCTGAAGGCAGCGATGAGGAGGAAGTGGCCTCCACGAGTTAG
- the UCKL1 gene encoding uridine-cytidine kinase-like 1 isoform X4: MAAPPASTAVPRASPSPPATGDRLDRPGGKSETAREDRNAESLDRLLPSVGARRSPRKRSTSQCKSEPPLLRTSKRTIYTAGRPPWYNEHGTQSKEAFAIGEHGLGGGSASGKTTVARMIIEALDVPWVVLLSMDSFYKQVLTAQQQEQAAHNNFNFDHPDAFDFDLIVSTLKKLKQGKSVKVPIYDFTTHSRKKDWKTLYGANVIIFEGIMAFADQTLLELLDMKIFVDTDSDIRLVRRLRRDISERGRDIEGVIKQYNKFVKPAFDQYIQPTMRVADIVVPWGSGNTVAIDLIVQHMHSQLEERKLRWDMAALASAHQCHPLPRTLSVLKSTPQVRGMHTIIRDKETSRDEFIFYSKRLMRLLIEHALSFLPFQDCVVQTPQGQDYAGKCYAGKQVAAGARPGAELGGLGAELRPAQPAPPPDHGRVHSAGGGDHGAGAAGRVQRCAHWHHPHPDQPAHRGARGAAAMMAVRVLLDHDVPEDKIFLLSLLMAEMGVHSVAYAFPRVRIITTAVDKQVNDLFRIIPGIGNFGDRYFGTDAVPEGSDEEEVASTS; the protein is encoded by the exons CAACGCAGAGTCCCTGGACAGGCTCCTGCCCTCTGTGGGCGCCAGGCGCTCACCCCGAAAGCGCAGCACTAGCCAGTGCAAGTCTGAACCGCCCCTGCTGCGCACCAGCAAGCGCACCATCTACACGGCGGGGCGGCCGCCCTGGTACAACGAGCATGGCACACAGTCCAAGGAGGCCTTCGCCATCGGTGAGCACG GCCTGGGAGGTGGCAGTGCCTCCGGGAAGACCACCGTGGCCAGAATGATCATCGAGGCCCTGGATGTGCCCTGGGTGGTCTTGTTGTCCATGGACTCCTTCTACAAG CAGGTGCTGACTGCGCAGCAGCAGGAGCAGGCTGCCCACAACAACTTCAACTTCGACCACCCAGACGCCTTCGACTTTGATCTCATTGTGTCTACCCTCAAGAAGCTGAAGCAGGGCAAAAGCGTCAAGGTGCCCATTTATGACTTCACCACCCACAGCCGCAAGAAGGACTGG AAGACGCTGTATGGAGCAAATGTCATCATCTTCGAGGGCATCATGGCCTTTGCTGACCAGACACTGCTGGAG CTCCTGGACATGAAGATCTTTGTTGACACTGACTCTGACATCCGCCTGGTACGGAGGCTGCGCCGCGACATCAGTGAGCGGGGCCGCGACATTGAGGGTGTCATCAAACAGTATAACAAGTTTGTCAAGCCCGCCTTCGACCAGTATATCCAGCCCACGATGCGTGTGGCGGACATCGTGGTGCCCTGGG GGAGTGGGAACACTGTGGCCATCGATCTGATAGTGCAGCACATGCACAGCCAGCTGGAGGAG AGGAAGCTGCGCTGGGATAT GGCTGCACTGGCCTCGGCGCACCAGTGCCACCCCCTGCCCCGGACGCTGAGTGTCCTCAAGAGCACGCCGCAGGTACGCGGCATGCACACCATCATCAG GGACAAGGAGACGAGCCGCGATGAATTCATCTTCTACTCCAAGAGGCTGATGCGGCTGCTCATAGAACATGCgctctccttcctgcccttccag GACTGCGTGGTGCAGACCCCGCAGGGGCAGGACTACGCGGGCAAGTGCTACGCGGGGAAGCAGGTAGCGGCTGGGGCGCGGCCGGGAGCGGAACTGGGCGGCCTGGGGGCGGAGCTCCGGCCGGCtcagcctgcccctcccccagatcacGGGCGTGTCCATTCTGCGGGCGGGGGAGACCATGGAGCCGGCGCTGCGGGCCGTGTGCAAAGATGTGCGCATTGGCACCATCCTCATCCAGACCAACCAGCTCACCGGGGAGCCCGAG GCGCTGCGGCCATGATGGCCGTGCGTGTGCTCCTG GACCACGACGTGCCTGAGGACAAGATCTTTCTGCTCTCACTGCTCATGGCGGAGATGGGTGTTCACTCGGTGGCCTACGCATTCCCACGAGTGAGAATCATCACCACAGCCGTGGACAAGCAAGTCAACGACCTGTTCCGCATCATTCCCGGCATTG GTAATTTCGGCGACCGCTACTTTGGGACAGACGCTGTCCCTGAAGGCAGCGATGAGGAGGAAGTGGCCTCCACGAGTTAG
- the UCKL1 gene encoding uridine-cytidine kinase-like 1 isoform X13, translating into MAAPPASTAVPRASPSPPATGDRLDRPGGKSETAREDRNAESLDRLLPSVGARRSPRKRSTSQCKSEPPLLRTSKRTIYTAGRPPWYNEHGTQSKEAFAIGLGGGSASGKTTVARMIIEALDVPWVVLLSMDSFYKVLTAQQQEQAAHNNFNFDHPDAFDFDLIVSTLKKLKQGKSVKVPIYDFTTHSRKKDWKTLYGANVIIFEGIMAFADQTLLELLDMKIFVDTDSDIRLVRRLRRDISERGRDIEGVIKQYNKFVKPAFDQYIQPTMRVADIVVPWGSGNTVAIDLIVQHMHSQLEERELSVRAALASAHQCHPLPRTLSVLKSTPQVRGMHTIIRDKETSRDEFIFYSKRLMRLLIEHALSFLPFQDCVVQTPQGQDYAGKCYAGKQITGVSILRAGETMEPALRAVCKDVRIGTILIQTNQLTGEPELHYLRLPKDISDDHVILMDCTVSTGAAAMMAVRVLLDHDVPEDKIFLLSLLMAEMGVHSVAYAFPRVRIITTAVDKQVNDLFRIIPGIGNFGDRYFGTDAVPEGSDEEEVASTS; encoded by the exons CAACGCAGAGTCCCTGGACAGGCTCCTGCCCTCTGTGGGCGCCAGGCGCTCACCCCGAAAGCGCAGCACTAGCCAGTGCAAGTCTGAACCGCCCCTGCTGCGCACCAGCAAGCGCACCATCTACACGGCGGGGCGGCCGCCCTGGTACAACGAGCATGGCACACAGTCCAAGGAGGCCTTCGCCATCG GCCTGGGAGGTGGCAGTGCCTCCGGGAAGACCACCGTGGCCAGAATGATCATCGAGGCCCTGGATGTGCCCTGGGTGGTCTTGTTGTCCATGGACTCCTTCTACAAG GTGCTGACTGCGCAGCAGCAGGAGCAGGCTGCCCACAACAACTTCAACTTCGACCACCCAGACGCCTTCGACTTTGATCTCATTGTGTCTACCCTCAAGAAGCTGAAGCAGGGCAAAAGCGTCAAGGTGCCCATTTATGACTTCACCACCCACAGCCGCAAGAAGGACTGG AAGACGCTGTATGGAGCAAATGTCATCATCTTCGAGGGCATCATGGCCTTTGCTGACCAGACACTGCTGGAG CTCCTGGACATGAAGATCTTTGTTGACACTGACTCTGACATCCGCCTGGTACGGAGGCTGCGCCGCGACATCAGTGAGCGGGGCCGCGACATTGAGGGTGTCATCAAACAGTATAACAAGTTTGTCAAGCCCGCCTTCGACCAGTATATCCAGCCCACGATGCGTGTGGCGGACATCGTGGTGCCCTGGG GGAGTGGGAACACTGTGGCCATCGATCTGATAGTGCAGCACATGCACAGCCAGCTGGAGGAG CGTGAGCTCAGCGTCAG GGCTGCACTGGCCTCGGCGCACCAGTGCCACCCCCTGCCCCGGACGCTGAGTGTCCTCAAGAGCACGCCGCAGGTACGCGGCATGCACACCATCATCAG GGACAAGGAGACGAGCCGCGATGAATTCATCTTCTACTCCAAGAGGCTGATGCGGCTGCTCATAGAACATGCgctctccttcctgcccttccag GACTGCGTGGTGCAGACCCCGCAGGGGCAGGACTACGCGGGCAAGTGCTACGCGGGGAAGCAG atcacGGGCGTGTCCATTCTGCGGGCGGGGGAGACCATGGAGCCGGCGCTGCGGGCCGTGTGCAAAGATGTGCGCATTGGCACCATCCTCATCCAGACCAACCAGCTCACCGGGGAGCCCGAG ctccactACCTGCGGCTGCCCAAGGACATCAGCGACGACCACGTGATCTTAATGGACTGCACTGTGTCCACAGGCGCTGCGGCCATGATGGCCGTGCGTGTGCTCCTG GACCACGACGTGCCTGAGGACAAGATCTTTCTGCTCTCACTGCTCATGGCGGAGATGGGTGTTCACTCGGTGGCCTACGCATTCCCACGAGTGAGAATCATCACCACAGCCGTGGACAAGCAAGTCAACGACCTGTTCCGCATCATTCCCGGCATTG GTAATTTCGGCGACCGCTACTTTGGGACAGACGCTGTCCCTGAAGGCAGCGATGAGGAGGAAGTGGCCTCCACGAGTTAG
- the UCKL1 gene encoding uridine-cytidine kinase-like 1 isoform X12 codes for MAAPPASTAVPRASPSPPATGDRLDRPGGKSETAREDRNAESLDRLLPSVGARRSPRKRSTSQCKSEPPLLRTSKRTIYTAGRPPWYNEHGTQSKEAFAIGLGGGSASGKTTVARMIIEALDVPWVVLLSMDSFYKVLTAQQQEQAAHNNFNFDHPDAFDFDLIVSTLKKLKQGKSVKVPIYDFTTHSRKKDWKTLYGANVIIFEGIMAFADQTLLELLDMKIFVDTDSDIRLVRRLRRDISERGRDIEGVIKQYNKFVKPAFDQYIQPTMRVADIVVPWGSGNTVAIDLIVQHMHSQLEERKLRWDMAALASAHQCHPLPRTLSVLKSTPQVRGMHTIIRDKETSRDEFIFYSKRLMRLLIEHALSFLPFQDCVVQTPQGQDYAGKCYAGKQITGVSILRAGETMEPALRAVCKDVRIGTILIQTNQLTGEPELHYLRLPKDISDDHVILMDCTVSTGAAAMMAVRVLLDHDVPEDKIFLLSLLMAEMGVHSVAYAFPRVRIITTAVDKQVNDLFRIIPGIGNFGDRYFGTDAVPEGSDEEEVASTS; via the exons CAACGCAGAGTCCCTGGACAGGCTCCTGCCCTCTGTGGGCGCCAGGCGCTCACCCCGAAAGCGCAGCACTAGCCAGTGCAAGTCTGAACCGCCCCTGCTGCGCACCAGCAAGCGCACCATCTACACGGCGGGGCGGCCGCCCTGGTACAACGAGCATGGCACACAGTCCAAGGAGGCCTTCGCCATCG GCCTGGGAGGTGGCAGTGCCTCCGGGAAGACCACCGTGGCCAGAATGATCATCGAGGCCCTGGATGTGCCCTGGGTGGTCTTGTTGTCCATGGACTCCTTCTACAAG GTGCTGACTGCGCAGCAGCAGGAGCAGGCTGCCCACAACAACTTCAACTTCGACCACCCAGACGCCTTCGACTTTGATCTCATTGTGTCTACCCTCAAGAAGCTGAAGCAGGGCAAAAGCGTCAAGGTGCCCATTTATGACTTCACCACCCACAGCCGCAAGAAGGACTGG AAGACGCTGTATGGAGCAAATGTCATCATCTTCGAGGGCATCATGGCCTTTGCTGACCAGACACTGCTGGAG CTCCTGGACATGAAGATCTTTGTTGACACTGACTCTGACATCCGCCTGGTACGGAGGCTGCGCCGCGACATCAGTGAGCGGGGCCGCGACATTGAGGGTGTCATCAAACAGTATAACAAGTTTGTCAAGCCCGCCTTCGACCAGTATATCCAGCCCACGATGCGTGTGGCGGACATCGTGGTGCCCTGGG GGAGTGGGAACACTGTGGCCATCGATCTGATAGTGCAGCACATGCACAGCCAGCTGGAGGAG AGGAAGCTGCGCTGGGATAT GGCTGCACTGGCCTCGGCGCACCAGTGCCACCCCCTGCCCCGGACGCTGAGTGTCCTCAAGAGCACGCCGCAGGTACGCGGCATGCACACCATCATCAG GGACAAGGAGACGAGCCGCGATGAATTCATCTTCTACTCCAAGAGGCTGATGCGGCTGCTCATAGAACATGCgctctccttcctgcccttccag GACTGCGTGGTGCAGACCCCGCAGGGGCAGGACTACGCGGGCAAGTGCTACGCGGGGAAGCAG atcacGGGCGTGTCCATTCTGCGGGCGGGGGAGACCATGGAGCCGGCGCTGCGGGCCGTGTGCAAAGATGTGCGCATTGGCACCATCCTCATCCAGACCAACCAGCTCACCGGGGAGCCCGAG ctccactACCTGCGGCTGCCCAAGGACATCAGCGACGACCACGTGATCTTAATGGACTGCACTGTGTCCACAGGCGCTGCGGCCATGATGGCCGTGCGTGTGCTCCTG GACCACGACGTGCCTGAGGACAAGATCTTTCTGCTCTCACTGCTCATGGCGGAGATGGGTGTTCACTCGGTGGCCTACGCATTCCCACGAGTGAGAATCATCACCACAGCCGTGGACAAGCAAGTCAACGACCTGTTCCGCATCATTCCCGGCATTG GTAATTTCGGCGACCGCTACTTTGGGACAGACGCTGTCCCTGAAGGCAGCGATGAGGAGGAAGTGGCCTCCACGAGTTAG